The Girardinichthys multiradiatus isolate DD_20200921_A chromosome Y, DD_fGirMul_XY1, whole genome shotgun sequence genome has a window encoding:
- the LOC124863705 gene encoding beta-1,3-N-acetylglucosaminyltransferase lunatic fringe-like, translated as MLKNNGKKTAICVACTGCLCLLLLVVAVQHHRVQVTEEADGEDAAARSVPEDSARLAQDKKGFSTYFTKLTRGRREAEKPARTSAAASEPPPAEDISATDIFIAVKTTKKFHQSRLNLLLETWISRNMQQTYIFTDGEDDELKKKIGIHAINTNCSAAHSRQALSCKMAVEYDKFIESGKKWFCHVDDDNYVNVRTLVKHLSQYPHTQDLYIGKPSLDRPIEATERLGENKIKPLNFWFATGGAGFCVSRGLALKMSPWASGGHFMNTAEKIRLPDDCTIGYIIESVLGVPLTRSSLFHSHLENLQQVSQSEIHKQITFSYGMFENKSNIVSLKGAFSVEEDPSRFKSVHCLLHPDTPWCPSQVAF; from the exons ATGCTGAAAAATAATGGGAAAAAGACAGCGATCTGTGTAGCCTGCACGGGATGCCtctgcctgctgctgctggtggtcgCTGTGCAGCATCACCGCGTTCAGGTGACGGAGGAGGCGGACGGAGAGGACGCAGCTGCGCGCTCGGTGCCGGAGGACAGCGCCCGGCTCGCCCAGGATAAGAAAGGATTCTCGACCTATTTCACCAAGCTGACCCGGGGACGGAGGGAGGCGGAGAAGCCCGCACGGACCTCTGCCGCCGCCTCAGAACCTCCTCCGGCGGAGGACATCAGCGCCACTGACATCTTCATCGCCGTGAAGACCACCAAGAAGTTCCACCAATCCAGACTGAACCTACTGCTGGAGACGTGGATCTCTAGAAACATGCAACAG aCCTACATCTTCACTGATGGGGAGGACGATGAGCTAAAGAAGAAAATCG gaATTCACGCAATCAACACCAACTGCTCTGCAGCTCATAGCCGGCAAGCTTTGTCCTGCAAGATGGCGGTGGAATACGACAAGTTTATTGAGTCAGGAAAAAA ATGGTTCTGTCATGTAGACGACGATAACTACGTGAATGTTCGTACTCTTGTGAAGCATTTGTCTCAGTACCCCCACACCCAGGACCTGTACATTGGTAAACCCAGTCTGGACAGGCCAATAGAGGCCACAGAGAGGCTGGGTGAAAACAAAATA AAACCACTCAATTTTTGGTTTGCCACGGGAGGAGCTGGGTTCTGTGTGAGCCGGGGTCTGGCACTGAAGATGAGCCCATGGGCCAG tgGTGGTCATTTTATGAACACAGCAGAAAAGATCCGCCTACCTGACGACTGCACCATTGGCTACATCATCGAATCGGTTCTGGGAGTCCCTCTGACTCGAAGCAGCTTGTTTCACTCCCACCTGGAAAACCTGCAACAGGTGTCCCAATCTGAGATTCACAAGCAG ATCACTTTCAGTTATGGGATGTTTGAAAACAAGAGCAATATTGTCAGCTTGAAAGGGGCTTTTTCTGTGGAGGAGGATCCATCAAG GTTCAAGTCTGTGCACTGTCTCCTGCATCCAGACACTCCATGGTGTCCCTCTCAGGTTGCCTTCTAG